In Crinalium epipsammum PCC 9333, the following are encoded in one genomic region:
- a CDS encoding type II toxin-antitoxin system RelN family antitoxin: protein MKAIETTATINENGELILDKSLEVTKPQHVRIIVLLSEEDETDTDETPTEIVIEGIRQGLHEALTGKTIPLSEMWEGIEG, encoded by the coding sequence ATGAAAGCAATTGAAACCACAGCCACAATTAATGAAAACGGGGAACTTATACTAGATAAATCGCTAGAAGTTACTAAACCACAGCACGTTCGTATTATTGTTTTACTTTCCGAAGAAGACGAAACAGACACAGATGAAACACCCACAGAAATAGTTATAGAAGGAATTCGGCAAGGTTTACACGAAGCTTTAACTGGAAAAACTATACCCCTCTCAGAAATGTGGGAGGGAATTGAGGGGTAA
- a CDS encoding type II toxin-antitoxin system PemK/MazF family toxin — MIFNPGDVVTVDFPGVTGVKRRPAVVLSSNTYHAIRPDVIVGLITTKTTTLGATDYTLQDWADAGLRVASIFRSFIVTIPRSNNLIVIGHLSERNWKAVRLCLKSALVNLEDQVDNPN; from the coding sequence GTGATATTCAATCCTGGTGATGTTGTTACGGTAGATTTTCCAGGCGTTACTGGTGTTAAACGTCGCCCTGCGGTAGTTCTATCATCAAATACTTATCATGCCATCCGTCCTGATGTAATAGTGGGATTGATAACTACTAAAACAACTACTTTAGGTGCTACTGACTATACACTTCAGGATTGGGCAGACGCAGGTTTACGAGTTGCGTCTATTTTTCGCAGTTTCATTGTTACTATACCGCGCTCAAATAATTTGATAGTGATTGGGCATCTATCAGAGCGTAATTGGAAAGCTGTTCGTCTATGTTTAAAATCTGCACTTGTGAACTTGGAAGATCAGGTGGATAATCCGAATTAG
- a CDS encoding type II toxin-antitoxin system VapC family toxin yields the protein MKLLLDTHIFLWFINGDGRLSNDLRESIRNPDNEVYLSVVSVWEAIIKYQIGKLPLPEAPEIYLPKQRDRHLIASLNLDESSVAQLAKLPLLHKDPFDRILICQALQHDLTIATVDTAIRAYSVSVISNI from the coding sequence ATGAAGCTACTGCTTGATACCCATATTTTTCTTTGGTTTATCAATGGCGATGGGCGATTGTCAAACGACTTGCGCGAGAGCATTCGCAACCCAGACAATGAAGTTTATTTAAGTGTTGTCTCAGTGTGGGAAGCAATTATTAAGTATCAGATAGGTAAGCTACCATTACCAGAAGCGCCTGAAATTTACCTGCCAAAACAACGCGATCGCCATCTCATCGCCAGCCTTAATTTAGATGAAAGTAGTGTTGCTCAACTTGCCAAGCTACCACTGTTACATAAAGATCCTTTTGATAGGATACTCATCTGTCAAGCTTTACAGCACGATTTAACCATTGCAACAGTAGATACTGCAATTCGTGCTTATTCAGTTAGCGTAATTTCTAATATCTAA
- the mfd gene encoding transcription-repair coupling factor, whose product MAFSSIIRALGRSPLTSEFLSKLDRQQFVRLTGVPRLPKGLVASAIAQTEEKNLFVVTATLEEAGRWAAQLEAMGWQTVHFYPTSEASPYEPFDPESEMTWGQMQVLADLVIGHGSSVANGNGNKSGKWAIVATERSLQPHLPPPDAFSPFCLRLNQGETWELGVFSQKLAQLGYDRVPLVEMEGQWSRRGDIIDVFPVSAELPVRLEWFGDELDQMREFDPGTQRSLDQIKHLLLTPTDFRSIVTEVLNKTNSQETTEEESVRRLLGKAFENVASLLDYLPENTLVAIDEDDQCRAHSDRWVEHADEQLSAISSQQSDLRRLHRSFDESIGEITAKFKHLYLSELIDENNGINLASRPLPTTPHQFAKIADVLRKERDRRFGVWIVSAQPSRSVSLLQEHDCPAQFVPNPRDYPAIDKLQIQHTPVAVKYSGLAELEGFILPTFRLVVITDKEFFGQHSLATPSYIRKRRRAASKQVDPNKLEAGDYVVHRNHGLGKFLKLESLTLNHETRDYLVIQYADGLLRVAADQVGSLSRFRHTADQAPALHKMSGKAWEKTKGKVRKAIKKLAVDLLNLYAKRSQQTGFTYPPDSPWQEELEDSFPYQPTPDQLKATQDVKRDMESDRPMDRLVCGDVGFGKTEVAIRAIFKAVTAGKQVVFLAPTTILTQQHYHTLKERFAPYPVNVGLLNRFRSAEERRNIIQRLATGELDIVVGTHQLLSKEIKVKDLGLLVVDEEQRFGVNQKEKIKSLKTQVDVLTLSATPIPRTLYMSLSGIREMSLITTPPPSRRPIKTHLSSFDPEAIRTAIRQELDRGGQVFYVVPRIEGIEETGAKVREMIPGCRLAIAHGQMDESELEATMLAFSSGEADILLCTTIIESGLDIPRVNTILIEDAHKFGLSQLYQLRGRVGRAGIQAHAWLFYPKQSKLTDAARQRLRAIQEFTQLGSGYQLATRDMEIRGVGNLLGAEQSGQMDAIGFDLYMEMLEESIREIRGQEIPKVDDTQIDLQLTALIPADYIQDLEQKMSAYRAVASANSKEELNNIAAEWSDRYGEIPKAAKQLLCVMELKQVAKQLGFSRIKPEAKQHIVLETPMEEPAWNLISANLPDHLRSRFVYSKGKVTIRGLAVLKADKQLESLIDWLGKMQGAIPEAVMV is encoded by the coding sequence ATGGCATTCTCTTCTATTATTCGTGCCTTGGGGCGATCGCCTCTCACCAGTGAATTCCTCTCTAAGCTGGATCGCCAGCAATTTGTGCGACTAACTGGCGTTCCCCGCTTGCCTAAAGGGTTAGTAGCGTCTGCGATCGCACAAACAGAGGAAAAAAATTTGTTTGTGGTGACGGCAACCCTAGAAGAAGCTGGACGTTGGGCAGCGCAATTAGAAGCTATGGGTTGGCAGACGGTACACTTTTACCCAACTTCGGAAGCGTCACCTTATGAACCCTTTGATCCTGAGTCGGAGATGACTTGGGGACAAATGCAGGTATTGGCGGATTTGGTCATCGGTCATGGGTCATCGGTTGCTAATGGAAATGGCAACAAATCCGGTAAATGGGCAATAGTCGCTACGGAGCGATCGCTTCAGCCTCATTTGCCTCCTCCCGATGCTTTTAGCCCGTTCTGTTTGAGGCTTAACCAAGGGGAAACTTGGGAATTAGGCGTTTTTAGTCAAAAGTTAGCGCAACTAGGCTACGATCGCGTTCCTCTGGTGGAAATGGAGGGGCAATGGAGTCGGCGCGGAGATATTATTGATGTGTTTCCGGTGTCGGCTGAACTTCCAGTACGGTTGGAATGGTTTGGCGATGAGTTGGATCAAATGCGGGAGTTTGATCCAGGTACTCAAAGATCTTTGGATCAGATTAAGCATTTACTTTTGACTCCAACTGATTTTCGCTCGATTGTTACTGAAGTTTTAAATAAAACGAACTCGCAAGAAACAACAGAGGAAGAAAGTGTTAGGAGGCTTTTAGGGAAGGCGTTTGAAAATGTTGCTTCCTTGTTGGATTATTTGCCTGAGAATACTTTAGTTGCTATTGATGAAGATGACCAGTGTCGCGCTCATAGCGATCGCTGGGTGGAACACGCGGATGAACAGCTATCAGCTATCAGCAGTCAGCAATCAGATTTACGCAGATTGCATCGTAGTTTTGATGAATCTATTGGGGAAATAACAGCTAAGTTTAAGCATCTTTATTTGTCGGAGTTGATTGATGAAAATAATGGGATTAATTTGGCTAGTCGTCCACTGCCTACAACTCCCCATCAATTTGCCAAGATAGCAGACGTTTTGAGAAAGGAACGCGATCGCCGTTTCGGAGTTTGGATTGTTTCGGCACAACCTTCGCGATCTGTCTCCTTGCTGCAAGAACATGATTGTCCGGCGCAGTTTGTTCCTAACCCCCGTGATTATCCAGCTATTGATAAGTTACAAATTCAACATACGCCTGTAGCTGTAAAATATTCGGGTTTGGCAGAATTAGAAGGGTTTATTCTGCCTACTTTTAGATTAGTTGTAATTACAGATAAAGAATTTTTTGGGCAGCATTCTTTAGCAACTCCCAGTTATATTCGCAAGCGTCGTCGCGCTGCTTCTAAACAAGTTGACCCGAATAAGTTAGAAGCTGGTGATTATGTCGTTCACCGTAATCATGGGCTTGGTAAGTTTCTGAAGTTAGAAAGTTTAACCCTTAACCATGAAACTCGTGATTATTTAGTTATTCAATATGCTGATGGTTTATTACGGGTAGCTGCGGATCAGGTTGGTTCTTTATCTCGATTTCGTCATACGGCTGATCAAGCACCAGCACTTCATAAGATGTCTGGTAAAGCTTGGGAAAAAACTAAGGGTAAAGTCCGTAAGGCGATTAAGAAGTTAGCGGTCGATTTGCTGAATTTGTATGCCAAGCGATCGCAACAAACAGGTTTTACTTACCCGCCTGATTCACCTTGGCAAGAGGAATTAGAAGATTCTTTCCCTTATCAACCAACGCCGGATCAGTTAAAGGCGACTCAAGATGTGAAACGGGATATGGAAAGCGATCGCCCAATGGATCGTTTAGTCTGTGGTGATGTTGGTTTTGGTAAAACAGAAGTAGCAATTCGCGCTATTTTTAAAGCTGTTACTGCTGGTAAACAGGTAGTATTTTTAGCACCAACTACTATTTTAACACAGCAACATTATCACACTCTTAAAGAAAGGTTTGCACCTTATCCGGTTAATGTTGGTTTACTTAATCGTTTCCGTTCTGCTGAAGAACGCCGTAATATTATCCAAAGATTAGCTACTGGTGAATTAGATATAGTTGTTGGTACTCATCAGTTGTTAAGTAAGGAAATTAAAGTCAAAGATTTAGGTTTGTTGGTAGTAGATGAAGAACAGCGATTTGGTGTTAATCAAAAGGAAAAGATTAAATCCTTAAAAACTCAGGTAGATGTTCTTACTCTGAGTGCTACGCCTATTCCGCGAACTCTTTATATGTCCTTATCGGGGATTAGAGAAATGAGTTTAATTACTACTCCACCGCCATCCCGTCGCCCGATTAAAACTCATCTTTCTTCTTTCGATCCTGAAGCCATTAGAACTGCAATTCGTCAAGAATTAGATCGTGGTGGACAGGTATTTTATGTTGTACCGCGAATAGAAGGAATTGAAGAAACTGGCGCTAAAGTGCGGGAAATGATCCCAGGATGTAGATTAGCGATCGCACATGGTCAAATGGATGAATCAGAATTAGAAGCAACCATGTTAGCTTTTAGTTCAGGGGAAGCAGATATTCTTCTTTGCACTACTATTATTGAATCGGGATTAGATATTCCCAGAGTTAATACAATTCTAATTGAAGATGCTCATAAATTTGGATTATCTCAGTTATATCAATTGCGGGGGCGTGTGGGACGCGCAGGTATTCAAGCACACGCATGGTTATTTTATCCTAAACAAAGTAAATTAACTGATGCTGCAAGGCAACGTTTAAGAGCTATTCAAGAATTTACCCAGTTAGGTTCAGGTTATCAGTTAGCAACACGGGATATGGAAATTCGCGGTGTTGGTAACTTATTAGGTGCGGAACAGTCGGGACAAATGGATGCGATCGGTTTCGATTTATATATGGAAATGTTGGAAGAATCTATCCGTGAAATTCGCGGACAGGAAATTCCTAAAGTTGATGATACGCAGATTGATTTACAACTTACTGCATTAATTCCTGCTGACTACATCCAAGATTTAGAGCAAAAGATGAGTGCATATCGTGCTGTTGCTTCTGCTAATAGTAAAGAAGAGTTAAATAATATTGCAGCAGAATGGAGCGATCGCTATGGTGAAATTCCCAAAGCTGCTAAACAATTATTATGTGTTATGGAATTAAAACAAGTTGCTAAACAACTCGGTTTTAGTCGGATCAAACCGGAAGCCAAGCAACATATTGTTTTAGAAACTCCAATGGAGGAACCTGCTTGGAATTTAATTTCTGCTAACTTACCAGATCATCTGCGATCGCGTTTTGTTTACTCTAAAGGTAAGGTAACAATACGTGGTTTAGCAGTACTTAAAGCTGATAAGCAGTTAGAAAGCTTAATTGATTGGTTAGGCAAAATGCAAGGTGCGATTCCAGAAGCGGTCATGGTGTAG
- the topA gene encoding type I DNA topoisomerase: MTKLLLIESPGKLKKLSQILGSGWIVKASMGHIRELANDGEDALGFDLDGEQVRCRYEARNERARKVITELKQAVKQVSEVYIATDPDREGETIGWHLAQELRLKQPKRVTYAEITKPAVTTAIAHPKILDQNLIAAGRARDCLDKLVGYKGSKHLVWALNNGAKSMGRVQSATLHLLAQRETEIITFVPQDYWSVWVEYAEGFKAFYRRSLQGQTKEKAEEADDAGSEIKTAESDRVKSQEEADRLVAIAQTNPHHIIKVENKTTSQSPPAAFITSTLQQAAGAKLRFSPEATMKVAQSLYEAGYITYMRTDSVVLSDQFCADVRGYLQQHDPENVPTKLAKHRAAKNAQEAHEAIRPTDVNLIPERLRNQASSDQAQLYELIWNRAVASQCAAAKLAKTRIITQSDSVYWEARGQVLVFPGYTRYWNNISDDSQLPKVKEGQPLTLKQARADKKQTQPPPRYTEPKLVQLMERKGIGRPSTYSPTIKTLKEREYVQLTKGKLQPTQLGMELDAFLDQVLPDLIKAEFTAQMELKLDAIASGSLNWESYLTSWNQEYFTPALTKAISEIKNFKQTSPPTNKSTAKSKTSKSINIQCPKCGQQMTKVASKSQKMQSDHFLSCDKRNSGCGCVMFLNVKSGSYELPYSERKVAPKTESLTEYTCPVCSASLERYEYSKNGQNKTMLRCSNSKNRQAKCKEVAFFESKTGNWWSPKFGEMKPIKAEKKTKRG, encoded by the coding sequence ATGACAAAACTTTTATTAATCGAATCCCCTGGAAAACTCAAAAAGTTAAGCCAAATTTTGGGATCTGGTTGGATTGTTAAAGCTAGCATGGGACATATCCGAGAGTTAGCAAATGATGGGGAAGATGCTTTAGGGTTTGATTTAGATGGGGAACAAGTGCGCTGTCGTTATGAAGCAAGAAATGAACGCGCTAGGAAAGTTATCACAGAATTGAAACAAGCTGTTAAGCAAGTAAGTGAAGTTTACATTGCGACTGACCCTGATAGAGAAGGGGAGACAATTGGTTGGCATTTAGCGCAAGAATTAAGATTAAAACAACCTAAGCGTGTTACTTATGCTGAAATTACTAAACCTGCTGTCACTACAGCAATTGCTCATCCTAAAATTCTAGACCAAAATTTAATCGCCGCAGGTCGTGCTAGGGATTGCTTAGATAAGTTAGTTGGTTATAAGGGAAGTAAGCATTTAGTTTGGGCGCTGAATAATGGTGCAAAATCAATGGGACGGGTGCAAAGTGCGACTTTGCATCTATTAGCGCAGCGAGAAACGGAAATTATTACGTTTGTTCCCCAGGATTATTGGTCAGTGTGGGTAGAATATGCAGAAGGTTTCAAAGCTTTCTATCGTCGCAGTTTGCAGGGACAGACTAAGGAAAAGGCGGAGGAAGCTGATGATGCGGGTAGTGAAATTAAGACTGCGGAATCAGATAGGGTGAAATCTCAAGAGGAAGCTGATAGATTAGTTGCGATCGCACAAACCAATCCTCACCATATAATTAAAGTAGAAAATAAAACCACTTCTCAATCTCCACCTGCTGCTTTTATTACCTCGACATTGCAACAAGCTGCTGGTGCAAAGTTGCGCTTTAGTCCAGAAGCAACTATGAAAGTTGCTCAATCTTTATACGAAGCAGGTTATATAACTTATATGCGGACAGATTCAGTTGTACTGTCCGATCAATTTTGTGCTGATGTGCGCGGGTATTTGCAACAACACGACCCTGAGAATGTACCAACTAAGTTAGCAAAACATCGTGCAGCTAAAAATGCTCAAGAAGCACATGAGGCGATACGCCCTACAGATGTTAATTTAATTCCTGAACGGTTGCGAAATCAAGCAAGTAGCGATCAAGCTCAACTTTATGAACTAATTTGGAATCGCGCTGTTGCTTCTCAATGTGCGGCGGCTAAATTGGCAAAAACTCGCATTATTACTCAGTCAGATTCAGTTTATTGGGAAGCGCGGGGACAAGTTTTAGTATTTCCAGGCTATACAAGGTATTGGAATAATATCAGCGACGATTCGCAACTGCCTAAAGTTAAGGAAGGACAACCGCTTACTCTTAAACAAGCGCGTGCGGATAAAAAGCAAACTCAACCACCCCCACGTTATACAGAACCAAAGTTAGTACAATTAATGGAACGTAAGGGGATAGGAAGACCTAGTACTTATTCTCCGACAATTAAGACTTTGAAGGAGCGTGAGTATGTGCAACTAACTAAGGGAAAGTTGCAACCAACGCAACTGGGGATGGAGTTAGATGCTTTTTTAGATCAAGTTTTACCCGATCTAATTAAGGCTGAGTTTACAGCGCAAATGGAGTTAAAATTGGATGCGATCGCATCTGGTTCTCTAAACTGGGAATCTTATTTAACCAGTTGGAATCAGGAATATTTTACACCAGCATTAACTAAAGCGATTAGTGAGATTAAAAATTTTAAACAAACCAGTCCGCCAACTAATAAAAGTACCGCTAAAAGCAAAACATCAAAATCAATCAATATTCAATGTCCCAAATGCGGACAGCAAATGACCAAAGTTGCTTCTAAGTCTCAGAAGATGCAATCAGACCATTTTTTGAGTTGCGACAAGCGTAATTCTGGGTGTGGGTGCGTAATGTTTTTAAATGTGAAAAGCGGAAGTTATGAGTTACCTTATTCTGAGCGGAAAGTTGCGCCTAAAACAGAATCGTTGACCGAGTATACTTGTCCTGTTTGCAGCGCATCTTTAGAGCGTTACGAGTATAGCAAGAATGGACAGAATAAAACTATGCTGCGTTGTTCTAATTCTAAAAATCGGCAAGCTAAATGTAAAGAAGTAGCATTTTTTGAGAGTAAGACGGGTAACTGGTGGTCGCCTAAGTTTGGGGAGATGAAGCCGATTAAAGCAGAGAAAAAGACTAAACGCGGATAG
- a CDS encoding type II toxin-antitoxin system Phd/YefM family antitoxin: MQTVTINEIQQNLASYLHQVEAGETIIVMQAGKPVAEIRPIQANIKQLRPFALCAGEFTVPDDFDAALPEDILNAFEGT; the protein is encoded by the coding sequence ATGCAAACGGTAACGATTAACGAAATTCAACAAAACCTTGCAAGTTACCTTCACCAAGTCGAAGCAGGTGAGACTATTATTGTTATGCAAGCAGGGAAACCTGTAGCTGAAATTAGACCAATTCAGGCAAACATTAAGCAACTTCGACCTTTTGCTCTCTGCGCTGGAGAATTTACTGTCCCAGATGATTTTGACGCAGCTTTACCAGAAGACATTCTGAACGCATTTGAGGGTACATGA
- a CDS encoding NADPH-dependent FMN reductase encodes MSNTPKILAFSGSTRTGSLNKQLVKIAANAARNAGAEVTYIDLRDFPLPLYDGDLEEAEGMPENARKLKQMMLEHQGLLIASPEYNSSLSGVLKNMIDWVSRPEANEPPLVAFSDKVAVIMSTSPGGLGGLRGLVHLRSILGNIRVIVLPDQYALPNAFQAFNEDGTLKDIKQQQTVEQIGSKLATVLAKLVA; translated from the coding sequence ATGAGCAATACACCTAAAATTCTGGCATTTTCTGGCAGCACTCGTACTGGTTCGCTTAACAAACAGCTAGTAAAAATAGCAGCAAATGCAGCTAGAAATGCTGGCGCTGAAGTGACATATATAGATTTGCGTGATTTTCCGTTGCCATTATATGACGGCGACTTAGAGGAGGCTGAGGGTATGCCAGAGAATGCCCGTAAATTAAAGCAAATGATGTTAGAACATCAAGGACTTCTAATAGCTTCACCTGAATATAACAGTTCTCTCTCTGGTGTACTTAAAAATATGATTGATTGGGTTTCACGCCCAGAAGCTAATGAACCACCGTTAGTGGCTTTTTCTGATAAAGTAGCAGTAATTATGAGTACCTCACCAGGCGGTTTGGGTGGGCTACGTGGTTTAGTGCATTTACGTTCAATTTTGGGAAATATTAGAGTTATAGTACTACCAGATCAGTATGCTCTGCCCAACGCTTTTCAGGCATTTAATGAAGATGGCACATTAAAAGATATTAAACAACAACAGACAGTTGAGCAAATTGGTAGCAAACTAGCTACAGTACTAGCAAAATTAGTAGCTTGA
- a CDS encoding M1 family metallopeptidase, whose translation MKFHSLFDSDNNGHKSFELPGAHPHYNPDRPGQVEHIFLDLILNIPQQSFHGTCTISLTPVRSGINQLTLDAVNLNIESVQVDETAQTFDYDGEQLHIYLQTPTQAGKVIKIAIAYSVEKPQRGLYFILPDNNYPNKPTQVWTQGEDEDSRFWFPCFDYPGQLATSEIRVQVPQKFIAISNGELINTEEAGENKIYHWSQQQVHPTYLMTLAVGDFAEIKDEWQGRPVTYYVEKTREEDARRSMGKTPRMIEFFSEKYGYSYPYPKYAQVCVDDFIFGGMENTSTTLLTDRCLLDERAALDNRGTESLVAHELAHQWFGDLVVIKHWSHAWIKEGMASYSEVMWTDQEYGKDDAAYYILNEARSYLAEDASRYRRPIVTHVYREAIELYDRHLYEKGACVYHMIRAELGDELFWKAIHTFVQDNAHKTVETIDLLRAIEKATGRNLLFLFDQYVYRGGHPDFQVAYSWDGDSKLAKVTVTQTQAKADTNGSKDLFDLKIPIGFGYSQPESNTQAKTFKVRINQREQSFYFPLEEKPQFVSFDVDNYTLKTVSLEYPLPELKAQLKYDPDPVSRIYAAEAIAKKGGLEAIKALSEALQQDSFWGVRAEVTKLLASIKLDQVFESLVVGLKDENPLVRRAVVDALSNIKTLESYNALKQIVQNGDASYYVESMATKALGGMVSANLQYQQDETIEILTHVLREKTGWNEVVRTGAIAGLSQLKTSDIALSTILEYTTPGIPQSLRLSAIRALGSISTGQTPNNVEWILEQLEEFSKESFFLTQVSVAVALGQMETIKAIGILQSLADQTPDGRVRRMAEEAISTVQKKAGSDQAVKQMREELDLLKKENQELRSRLENLEAKAQVVSNN comes from the coding sequence ATGAAGTTTCATTCCCTGTTTGATTCAGATAATAACGGTCACAAGTCTTTTGAGTTACCAGGCGCACACCCTCACTACAACCCAGATCGCCCTGGACAAGTAGAACATATTTTTCTAGATTTAATCCTCAATATCCCTCAGCAAAGCTTTCACGGGACTTGCACTATTAGTTTAACTCCCGTGCGTAGTGGCATTAACCAGTTGACGCTAGATGCTGTCAATCTCAACATTGAGTCAGTTCAGGTTGATGAAACTGCACAAACGTTTGATTATGATGGCGAACAGCTACACATTTATCTGCAAACGCCAACTCAAGCTGGAAAAGTTATAAAAATTGCGATCGCCTATTCTGTAGAAAAACCCCAACGCGGTCTCTATTTCATCCTCCCAGATAACAACTACCCCAACAAACCCACCCAAGTTTGGACGCAAGGCGAAGATGAAGACTCTCGTTTCTGGTTCCCCTGTTTCGACTACCCTGGACAGTTAGCAACCTCAGAAATTAGGGTGCAAGTTCCTCAAAAATTCATCGCTATTTCTAATGGGGAATTAATTAATACAGAAGAAGCTGGTGAAAATAAAATTTACCACTGGTCACAGCAACAAGTACACCCAACTTACTTAATGACATTAGCAGTGGGTGACTTTGCTGAAATTAAAGATGAGTGGCAAGGCAGACCCGTCACTTATTATGTAGAGAAAACTCGTGAGGAAGATGCCCGCCGTAGCATGGGCAAAACTCCCCGCATGATTGAGTTTTTCAGTGAAAAATATGGCTACTCTTATCCTTATCCAAAATACGCGCAAGTATGCGTGGATGATTTCATCTTTGGAGGAATGGAAAATACTTCCACCACTTTATTAACAGATAGATGCTTACTAGATGAACGCGCAGCATTAGATAATCGTGGTACAGAAAGCTTAGTTGCCCATGAACTCGCTCATCAATGGTTTGGGGATTTAGTAGTAATTAAACACTGGTCACACGCTTGGATTAAAGAAGGAATGGCTTCTTATTCTGAGGTAATGTGGACAGATCAAGAATATGGCAAAGATGATGCTGCGTACTACATCCTAAATGAAGCACGTAGTTATTTAGCAGAAGATGCTTCTCGCTATCGTCGTCCAATTGTTACTCATGTTTATCGAGAAGCAATTGAATTATACGATCGCCACCTCTACGAAAAAGGCGCTTGTGTATATCACATGATTCGCGCCGAGTTGGGTGATGAATTATTCTGGAAAGCAATTCATACATTTGTGCAGGATAACGCCCATAAAACAGTAGAAACAATTGACTTATTAAGAGCAATTGAAAAAGCTACCGGACGCAACTTGCTATTCTTATTCGATCAATACGTTTATCGAGGTGGTCATCCAGATTTCCAAGTTGCTTATTCGTGGGATGGAGATAGTAAATTAGCCAAAGTAACTGTCACCCAAACTCAAGCAAAAGCAGATACAAATGGTAGCAAAGATCTATTTGATCTAAAAATACCTATCGGCTTTGGTTATAGTCAGCCAGAGTCAAACACTCAAGCCAAAACTTTTAAAGTACGAATCAACCAGCGAGAACAAAGTTTTTACTTCCCATTAGAAGAAAAACCACAATTTGTCAGCTTTGACGTTGATAATTATACCTTAAAAACTGTCTCATTAGAATACCCGCTTCCAGAACTTAAAGCCCAACTTAAATACGACCCCGATCCTGTTTCTCGCATCTATGCGGCTGAAGCAATAGCTAAAAAAGGCGGATTAGAAGCCATAAAAGCATTATCTGAAGCTCTCCAGCAAGATTCATTCTGGGGAGTTCGGGCGGAAGTTACAAAACTACTAGCTTCAATAAAACTAGATCAAGTTTTTGAGAGTTTGGTTGTAGGTTTAAAAGATGAAAATCCTTTAGTGCGTAGAGCAGTAGTTGATGCTTTAAGTAATATCAAAACCCTAGAAAGTTACAATGCGCTCAAACAAATTGTACAAAATGGTGATGCTAGTTACTATGTTGAGTCAATGGCAACTAAAGCCTTAGGCGGTATGGTATCCGCTAATCTCCAATATCAGCAAGATGAGACTATTGAAATATTGACTCATGTTTTGAGGGAAAAAACTGGTTGGAATGAAGTTGTGCGTACAGGTGCGATCGCAGGTTTAAGCCAACTAAAAACTTCTGATATTGCACTAAGTACAATTCTTGAGTATACCACCCCAGGTATCCCCCAATCCTTGCGACTTTCAGCTATTCGCGCACTGGGTAGCATTTCTACAGGTCAAACCCCTAATAACGTTGAATGGATTTTAGAGCAACTAGAAGAATTTTCTAAAGAAAGCTTCTTTTTAACTCAAGTTTCAGTTGCAGTGGCGCTAGGACAAATGGAGACAATTAAAGCTATAGGAATATTGCAATCTCTAGCCGATCAAACTCCTGATGGACGAGTGCGCCGCATGGCAGAAGAAGCCATTTCTACCGTACAGAAAAAAGCTGGTTCCGATCAAGCAGTTAAACAAATGCGGGAAGAATTAGATTTACTGAAAAAAGAAAATCAGGAACTCAGAAGTCGTCTAGAAAACTTAGAAGCCAAAGCGCAAGTAGTTAGCAATAACTAA